The nucleotide window CGATTCACTTACAAAAGCTTTTAGTAACGGAGCAACAATTAGTTGAGTGCAATACATCATACTTTAATTAATTCGGGTTTTTCGGAGCTCCAAAAGATTTAATGCATTGGGAGAGAAGCCGGTAACGTTTTTCTGCACCAGACGGATCACTTTATCATACCATAAAGGCACAACAGGGGCATCGTTAATTACTATCTGATCTGCCTGCCTGTACAATGCATACCTGATGCTATCATTGGTTTCCTTTATGGCCTGTTCAAATACCTTATCGAAAGCCGGGTTATTGTACCGGGTATAATTAGGAGGAGCGGGGTTTTTTGAATAAAAAACGGAGAGATAATTTTCAGCATCCGGATAATCTGCAATCCACCCGCCGCGGAAGAAAGCGGCTTTAGAACCGGATGTCATTTCAAAGAGTAATGATTTTTGTACCACTTCTACCTGCACGGGGATGCCTATTTCTTCCAGTTGTCTGGCTATAAAATTCCCAAAGTCGGCATAAATAGAAATGGTTAACAGCTTCACCGGTGTCAGCCCCTTTCCACCCGGAAAGCCTGCCTCTTTTAATAGCTGTGCGGCTTTACCCGGATGGTAAGTGTATCCTGTTACTATCGAGTCGTTGAATGAAGGGAGACCCGTCGGCACAAAGCCACTTTCGGCAGGAGTGCCTAAGGAATTTCTTAAATATAGGATCATCTTGCGACGGTCAAAACCATAGTTAATAGCCTGCCGGATCTTTTTTAACCTGAGCGGCGAATTCTTTACGATGGGATTGGTGCTGTCAACCAAAATACCCAGGTATTCTATATTTAAATAAGGTTGTGTCTGCAGCTCTATCTTGTCCTTCCATATATTGCGCAGTATTCCTTTTTTGGTGAGTACTTCATCTTTAAAGCTGGGATCAAGCTCATTGATGAAATCGAGCTGTCCCTGCCTGAATAAAAGAAATTCGGTAGCCCGGCTATCTTTAAAACTTATTTTAACACCGTCGAGATACGGTAACCGGTTGCCGGTACTATCTTTTTCAAAATAGTTTTCATTTTTTCCAAAGATCAAAGCCTGACCTTCTTCCCATTTTACAAATTTGAAGGGACCGCTACCTACAGGGTGCTGCCTGAATTCTTTGCCATATAGCTGAACCGCTTCGGGCGCCACTATCGAGCAATACTGCATGGATAGGATGCCCAGTATCGGTTGGTAAGGCTGTAGCAGCCTGAGTTGAAAAGTGGTATCGCTTAACGCTTTAAATGGCTGAATGCTGTCTGCCTTGCCATTAAAGATCCATGCGCCCGGACTCGCAGTGGCCGGGTCCATAATACGGCTGAGACTAAATACCACGTCGGCAGCAACCAATCGCCGTCCCCTGCCTTGCGGGAAGCAGGCATCATTGTGAAACAGGACGTCGGGTCTTAAATAAAAAGTATAAACTCTTTTGTCATCAGAAATATCCCAGTGCGTAGCAATAGAAGGTTTGATATTCAGACTGTCGTCAATTTCCACGAGTGTATTAAACAGCTGGTGGGCCGGCCACATAGTAGATTGATTTTTGGCAAATGCGGGGTCAAGCGATGCAATGCCGGTGTACTCGTTGTAGTGGAAGATTTTTTTCCCCGATTTACTTTTATTCGTGCAGGTGACGAATAGTAATGTACAGGCTATTAGCAGTACTACGCTTGTGGTCCGCCCGCGAACAGCATGGTGGGCCGGTAACTTTGCATCAGCCTGACCCCGGCCCGGCTTTGTAGCCGGGCGGTGGGCACGCCACAAAGCCGCTATATAAAAGGTACGACCGTTTATCAATTTATAAAAAGAGATTTAAGGTTGAACGGTTAAATTTACACTTCAATCACCGGTGTATGTTTAAAAACTGTTCCAAAATACTTGTTTTATTTTTTATAGCCATATCTGTCTTACCCGCACAGGCACAGCTAGGGGTTTCTAATAAAAGCTTTACCCGCCAGGATACATTGAGAGGCAGTAATGGTGCGGGCCGGATGGGTTGGGACGTATTACGTTATGATATTTCAATAATGCCCAATTTTTCATCAAGGACTATTACAGGGAAAAATACTATTACATTTTACGATACCGGTGCAAAGTTGATGCAGGTTGACCTGCAGGAGCCAATGTTGATTGATAGTGTGATATTTAATGGAAAGCTCCTGCCGCAGCGAAGAGAGGGGAATGCGTATTGGGTGGAATTCAGGAGTCCCCGGTTAAAATATAAAATAAAGCCAGGTCCGCGGGAGATCACCATTTATTTTCATGGAACGCCGAAGGCGGCAAAGAATGCCCCCTGGGATGGAGGCTGGATCTGGAGCAAGGATGAAAAGGGGCGCGACTGGATCAGCGTGGCCTGCCAGGGGCTGGGCGCCAGTGTATGGTATCCGTGTAAAGATTACCAGGGAGATGAGCCTGATAAGGGCGCGTCTTTAGCTGTTACAGTGCCAGATACTCTGGTAGCTGTAGGTAATGGTCGCCTGGCGGGAGAGCAAAAAAATGCCGATGGTACAGCTACCTGGACCTGGCAAGTGAAAAATCCCATTAATAACTATAATATCGTTCCATACATAGGCAAATATGTGAACTTTAAGGATAAAATGAAGGGCGAGAAGGGCGAACTGGACCTGGACTACTGGGTGCTGGATTATAACCTGGAAAAAGCTAAAAAGCATTTTGAAGTGGTAAAGCCCATGATCACCTGCTTTGAAAGCTGGATGGGGCCGTATCCCTTTTATGAAGATAGCTACAAACTGGTGGATGCGCCACATTTAGGTATGGAGCACCAAAGCGCTGTAGCTTATGGTAATAAGTATGGGATGGGGTACCTGGGTAAAGATTTGAGTGGAAGCGGATGGGGATTGAAATTCGATTTTATTATTGTTCACGAAAGCGGGCACGAATGGTTTGCGAACAATATTACATCCAAAGATATTGCTGATATGTGGATACATGAAAGCTTTACCAATTACAGTGAAACCCTGTTTACGGAGTGTGAGTTTGGTAAGAAAGCCGGCAGCGAATATGTGATAGGGACCCGTAAAAATATTGCTAACGATATACCCATTATTGGTGTTTACGGGGTAAACGAAGAGGGAAGTGGAGATATGTATTATAAGGGGGGCAATATGCTGCATACCATCAGACAGGTAATTGACAATGATGCTTTGTTTAAAAATATTTTACGAGGCTTAAATAAGGATTTCTATCATCAAACGGTAACTACGCAACAGGTAGAGCGTTATATGAACCAGAAAAGCAAAAAGGACCTGAGCAAGATCTTTGACCAATACCTCCGCACGACCCGTATACCTGAGCTGCAGTATAAAGTAGAAGGGGATAACCTGGTGTACAAATGGAGCAACACTGTTAAGGGCTTTAATATGCCGGTGTTACTTGCTAATGGACGTTGGCTGCATCCCTCGGAAACCGTTCAGAAAATAAGCCTCAAAGAAGCGGGAGGCAAAATGAATGTAGTGCCTGATTTTTACATCACCGTTAAAGAAATCTGATTTTAGAAGTGCTTTTCATGGTACCAGTTAAAAATGTTCTAAGTTTGAGGCCTGTGTTAGCATATCCTTACCAATATAAACGTAAACAGGCAACTTTATAATGAGTGCAAAAATCAGGCGGCAAAGCATTGTCTCTTCCTTGGTAGTTTACTGCGGCTTTCTAGTTGGCCTGGTGAATGTTTTCCTGTTTACAAGAAATGGAGCATTCAATCCCGAACAGTACGGATTGTACAATATGTTTATTGCGGCCGGGATATTTTTGTCGTCGCTGGGTAGCCTGGCTATGCCATCTTATCTTCATAAATTCTTTCCGTTTTATCAAAGTAACTTAGATCCCGAAGATAACGACCAGTTGTCATGGGCTTTATTGATAGGGTTATTGGGCTGTGTGCTGGTGGCTATCGGAGGATGGTTGTTCAAAGGGTTGGTTATTCAAAAATTCGGCTCTTCTTCTGCTTTATTTGTTACCTATTACAAATGGTTGTTTCCCTTTGTTTTTGGTCTGATCTTATATGGTATCCTGGAAGCTTACGGATGGGTACTGCATAAGTCTGTTCTTACAATTTTTATCCGTGAGGTAGAATGGCGTTTGTTAATCACAGTCATACTGGTATTGTTTTCATTGGGCTTTATCAAGAGCTTTGATACCTTTGTTATACTTTATTCCTTTACCTATCTTATTCTTTTCGTTACATTATTGGTATACCTGTTTTATAGAAAGAGAATCCACTTTTCTTTTAGGGTTAGCAGGGTTACAAAAAAGTTCTTTAAAAAGATAGCTACTTTTTGCCTGTTTATATTTAGTGCAAGTGTTGTATCGTCTTTGTCAGGCATATTCGATACTATAGTTATTGCATCTGTTATGCCTGATGGCCTGGAAAGTGCCGCCATATTTTCGCTGGCCCAGCTAATGGCAAGTATTGTTCAGGCGCCACAGCGCGGTATTATCGCGGCCTCTATTCCCCACTTGTCACTTGCATGGAAAAGCAAGAACTTAAATTCAATACTAACTATTTATAAGCGATCATCTATCAACCTTTTGTTGGCTGCTACGATATTATTTGTATTGATTTTTCTGAATTATAGACATGCCGTATCAACTTTCGATTTGCAAAAGGAGTATATGCTAGGGTTTATTCCTTTCATTTTTTTAGGTCTTACGCGTATTATTGATTTGGGAACTGGTGTTAACCGGGAAATAATAGGGACTTCTAATTTCTGGAGATTTGAGCTGATCAGTAATATAATATTATTACTATTCATGTTGCCATTAAGCTATATTCTTACCAAACAGTTTGGAATTATAGGACCCAGCATTGCTGGGCTGGTATCGACTTTTGTTTATAATTTAGTACGCATTATTTTTCTTTGGAGGAAATTCAAATTGTTCCCATTTACACTTAAGTCTGTGTATGTGGTGAGTCTTGCAGTAGTAAATTTGGTAGTTACCTGGCTGCTATTTGACAGCTGGAACGGACTGACAGGCTTATTTGTAAGAACAGCTTTCGCACTCATCGTTTTTGTGGCCGGCATTTTTTTACTAAAACCCTCTCCTGATATTAAACCTGTTTTGGATACTATTCTGGACCGGATCATTCCTCCCAGGCGCAAAAGGAATTAAAAGTTAAACAACCTGTGAATCGTCGAAAGTTTACAAAGATAATAGCGACCCTTGGCGGAGCCTCTGCTTTAACCGGCCTGTATGCCTGGCGAATCGAACCTTTTAGATTGGAGTTTGTGAATGAATATGTCGGTGAGCAACCTGCCGGTTTCATTGCACGGCAAATGCTGATGCAGATAAGTGACATGCGTGTGGCATTGTTGACGGGAGTTACTTAATACAATCTTTAAAAGATGCTCAGGC belongs to Niabella yanshanensis and includes:
- a CDS encoding ABC transporter substrate-binding protein → MINGRTFYIAALWRAHRPATKPGRGQADAKLPAHHAVRGRTTSVVLLIACTLLFVTCTNKSKSGKKIFHYNEYTGIASLDPAFAKNQSTMWPAHQLFNTLVEIDDSLNIKPSIATHWDISDDKRVYTFYLRPDVLFHNDACFPQGRGRRLVAADVVFSLSRIMDPATASPGAWIFNGKADSIQPFKALSDTTFQLRLLQPYQPILGILSMQYCSIVAPEAVQLYGKEFRQHPVGSGPFKFVKWEEGQALIFGKNENYFEKDSTGNRLPYLDGVKISFKDSRATEFLLFRQGQLDFINELDPSFKDEVLTKKGILRNIWKDKIELQTQPYLNIEYLGILVDSTNPIVKNSPLRLKKIRQAINYGFDRRKMILYLRNSLGTPAESGFVPTGLPSFNDSIVTGYTYHPGKAAQLLKEAGFPGGKGLTPVKLLTISIYADFGNFIARQLEEIGIPVQVEVVQKSLLFEMTSGSKAAFFRGGWIADYPDAENYLSVFYSKNPAPPNYTRYNNPAFDKVFEQAIKETNDSIRYALYRQADQIVINDAPVVPLWYDKVIRLVQKNVTGFSPNALNLLELRKTRIN
- a CDS encoding M1 family metallopeptidase — translated: MFKNCSKILVLFFIAISVLPAQAQLGVSNKSFTRQDTLRGSNGAGRMGWDVLRYDISIMPNFSSRTITGKNTITFYDTGAKLMQVDLQEPMLIDSVIFNGKLLPQRREGNAYWVEFRSPRLKYKIKPGPREITIYFHGTPKAAKNAPWDGGWIWSKDEKGRDWISVACQGLGASVWYPCKDYQGDEPDKGASLAVTVPDTLVAVGNGRLAGEQKNADGTATWTWQVKNPINNYNIVPYIGKYVNFKDKMKGEKGELDLDYWVLDYNLEKAKKHFEVVKPMITCFESWMGPYPFYEDSYKLVDAPHLGMEHQSAVAYGNKYGMGYLGKDLSGSGWGLKFDFIIVHESGHEWFANNITSKDIADMWIHESFTNYSETLFTECEFGKKAGSEYVIGTRKNIANDIPIIGVYGVNEEGSGDMYYKGGNMLHTIRQVIDNDALFKNILRGLNKDFYHQTVTTQQVERYMNQKSKKDLSKIFDQYLRTTRIPELQYKVEGDNLVYKWSNTVKGFNMPVLLANGRWLHPSETVQKISLKEAGGKMNVVPDFYITVKEI
- a CDS encoding oligosaccharide flippase family protein, yielding MSAKIRRQSIVSSLVVYCGFLVGLVNVFLFTRNGAFNPEQYGLYNMFIAAGIFLSSLGSLAMPSYLHKFFPFYQSNLDPEDNDQLSWALLIGLLGCVLVAIGGWLFKGLVIQKFGSSSALFVTYYKWLFPFVFGLILYGILEAYGWVLHKSVLTIFIREVEWRLLITVILVLFSLGFIKSFDTFVILYSFTYLILFVTLLVYLFYRKRIHFSFRVSRVTKKFFKKIATFCLFIFSASVVSSLSGIFDTIVIASVMPDGLESAAIFSLAQLMASIVQAPQRGIIAASIPHLSLAWKSKNLNSILTIYKRSSINLLLAATILFVLIFLNYRHAVSTFDLQKEYMLGFIPFIFLGLTRIIDLGTGVNREIIGTSNFWRFELISNIILLLFMLPLSYILTKQFGIIGPSIAGLVSTFVYNLVRIIFLWRKFKLFPFTLKSVYVVSLAVVNLVVTWLLFDSWNGLTGLFVRTAFALIVFVAGIFLLKPSPDIKPVLDTILDRIIPPRRKRN